In Oscillospiraceae bacterium, the genomic window TACGGGAGCCTTGGCTATAGGCGTTATGGTTGTTTCTCTTACAAAGGGAATGAACGTAGATATTCAAAATTTTATGTTTGGAAGCATACTTACCATTGAGAAAAAAGACCTTTGGCTGTCTGTTGTTTTATGTATTGCGGTTCTTGTTTTATATATTTTTTCCTATTCGAAAATTTTCTCAGTAACCTTCGATGAAAGCTTTGCTAAGGCTACGGGAGTAAATACCGGAGCATATAATATGCTTTTGGCAATACTGACATCAATAACAATAGTATTGGGAATGAGGCTTATGGGTGCTTTGCTAATTTCTGCACTTATAATCTTTCCGCCTCTTTCTTCAATGCGGATTTTTAAGAGCTTTAAAAGAGTTGTTATTTTTTCAGCTATTGTTGCCGTTATATCTTTTGTTTTAGGTATAATTATTTCCTATTTTTATTCAGTGCCCGCAGGCGCAAGTATAGTATGTGTAAATATAGCTATGTTTATATTATGTATGTCTATAGGAAATATAAAAAAATTTATAAATTAATTTAAAAGCAGGGAAGTGATAAGATTATGACAAACAAAGAGAGATTTATAAAAGCATTAAAAAGAGAGCCTATAAGCGGTTATGTACCTCATTTTGAACTTGTATTCTTTCTTAGTATGGAAAGTATAGGAAAGGTTCATCCTACACACAGAGGCTTCGGTCAATGGAATCAGATGAGTACAAAGGAAAAGCTTGCACAGATTAAGGATGCGGCATCTGTATATGTTGATATAGCAAAGAAATATGACCACAGTGCTATATTTATTCAAGGTCCTATACATGATGATATAGATACATATGTTGAGCTTATTAATCAGGTTAATGAATTGGGTGAAGGACAATATTATGTAACAATTCACGGAGATTATACATTTCCTATTCCCAATGGCGAAAATATGGTTGAAGAAGCTATAAAGTTTTATGAAGAGCCCGAAAAAATGCACGAAATTGCAAGAGAAAATATTAAAAACGGAACAAACTTTATTGATATGCTTTTGAAAAAAGGTGCGCAGCTTGACGGAATAACTATGTGTAGTGACTACTGCTTTAATGATAATCCATTTTTATCACCTGATATGTTTTCGGAGTTTATTACACCGTACTTAACAGAGCAAATAAAGGCGTATAAAGATATGGGACTTTATACAATAAAGCATACAGACGGTAATATAATGCCTATTATAGATGACCTTGTAGGCGCAGGTCCTGATGCATTACATTCTCTTGACCCTCAGGGTGGAGTAGACCTTAAATTTGTTAAGGAAAAGTATGGAGATAAAATTTGTCTTATAGGAAATGTAAATTGCGGACTTTTACAAACAGGAACAGAAGAGGAAATAATAGAGGATTGTAAAAGAGCTCTTCGTGACGGAATGCCCGGATACGGATATATCTTTTCTTCTTCAAATTGTGCATATACAGGACTTGCTCTTGAACGCTATGAGCTTATGCACAGCATATGGAGAGAGTACGGAAAATATTAAGTGATAAAAAAATCTCGCTGATAAATTCAGCGAGATTTTTTGTTATTCAAAATGGCTGTTGAGCTTTTCTAAAAACTCATCAATGTCTACTCCGTGAACAGCACAAGCTTGCTCAAGAGTTTCTCCTCTTGCAGAGGGACAGCCTAAACAATGCATTCCTATTTCAAAGAAAAATTGTGCTGTTTCAACATCATAATCAAGAACATCACCGATAAGAGTTTCCTTTGTTACTTCCATTTTTGTATCTCCTTTTATTTGTTATCATAAAATATTTTTGCACCGACAGATGATAGCTTGGGAACTATGTCCTCGTATCCTCTGACGATGTAATTAACATTGTTTATTTCGCTTCTTCCGTTTGCTCCTAATGCAGACACTATAAGAGCTGCACCTGCACGAAGATCGGTTGCATCAAGGCTTGCACCGTGAAGCAATGACGTGTAAATCTCAACCTTGTTGCCGATTTTTTTGAATTTTGCGCCCATTTTTTCAAGCTCGCAAAGATAGGCAAAGCGTTCTGGAAAAATTGTTTCTGTAATTTCTCCGACACCATCGCAAAAGCAAAGCATCGCCGAAAATTGAGGGTGCAAATCTGTTGGAAATTCAGGATATGGGGCCGTAAAAACGCTTGTTGATACAAGCTTTTCTGGGGATTTTATACATACAAATCCGTTTTTGTATTTTATCGATATTCCAGTCTTTTCAAAATGAGGAATAATAGGCAAAATATGCTCATAATCAACATTTTTAAGATAAATTTTGCCCTTGGCACTACCTACGCATGTCGCATATGTGAGTGCCTCTATCATATCAGAATAAATACGATATCTTTTGCCATTCAAGGACCTCACCCCAACAACTCTTATAGAATTGCCAAAAAGCCG contains:
- a CDS encoding metal ABC transporter permease; translation: MLDELIKIFSSYEFMQRAVIVGGLVALCAALLGVSLVLKRYSMIGDGLSHVGFGTMAIATALNFAELEFSIPIVVISAFLLLRISENSKIKGDALIAMISTGALAIGVMVVSLTKGMNVDIQNFMFGSILTIEKKDLWLSVVLCIAVLVLYIFSYSKIFSVTFDESFAKATGVNTGAYNMLLAILTSITIVLGMRLMGALLISALIIFPPLSSMRIFKSFKRVVIFSAIVAVISFVLGIIISYFYSVPAGASIVCVNIAMFILCMSIGNIKKFIN
- a CDS encoding DUF1858 domain-containing protein translates to MEVTKETLIGDVLDYDVETAQFFFEIGMHCLGCPSARGETLEQACAVHGVDIDEFLEKLNSHFE
- the murA gene encoding UDP-N-acetylglucosamine 1-carboxyvinyltransferase, which encodes MKKIIIDGGQSLDGVIEVSGMKNSALPIIFACLLIKEECVLDNMPRVSDVHNSLEILRQMGAEADFIDAHTIKINTKNAQNIYFDMDLISKMRASAYLMSSCLSRYGSVHMVYPGGCNFGARPIEQHIKGFKCLGASCTEDGEFIALSLSKRLQNVKITLDKISVGATINMIIASCVGEGTVTIENVAKEPHVLDLIAFLNICGANIRLFGNSIRVVGVRSLNGKRYRIYSDMIEALTYATCVGSAKGKIYLKNVDYEHILPIIPHFEKTGISIKYKNGFVCIKSPEKLVSTSVFTAPYPEFPTDLHPQFSAMLCFCDGVGEITETIFPERFAYLCELEKMGAKFKKIGNKVEIYTSLLHGASLDATDLRAGAALIVSALGANGRSEINNVNYIVRGYEDIVPKLSSVGAKIFYDNK